The following are encoded together in the Lepidochelys kempii isolate rLepKem1 chromosome 7, rLepKem1.hap2, whole genome shotgun sequence genome:
- the CAV3 gene encoding caveolin-3: MAEEQTGLEERIIIKDQHTKEIDLVNRDPKHINEDVIKVDFEDVIAEPAGTYSFDGVWKTSYTTFTVSKYWCYRLLSVVLGIPLAVIWGFLFALISFCHIWAVVPCIKSYVIEIQCFSRIYSLCIHTFCDPLCKALGQIFSSIKLALRKEV; this comes from the exons ATGGCAGAAGAGCAAACTGGACTCGAGGAGCGGATAATAATAAAGGACCAGCACACAAAGGAAATAGACCTGGTGAACAGAGATCCAAAGcacattaatgaagatgttataAAG GTGGATTTTGAAGATGTCATTGCTGAGCCAGCAGGTACATACAGTTTTGATGGAGTGTGGAAAACCAGCTACACCACCTTCACAGTCAGCAAGTACTGGTGCTACCGGCTGCTTTCGGTTGTGTTGGGAATCCCTCTGGCAGTCATCTGGGGCTTCCTCTTTGCTTTAATCTCCTTTTGTCATATCTGGGCAGTGGTACCCTGCATCAAAAGCTACGTGATCGAAATCCAGTGTTTCAGCAGAATTTACTCCCTCTGCATCCACACCTTCTGTGACCCACTGTGCAAGGCCCTGGGGCAGATCTTTAGCAGCATCAAACTTGCCCTACGCAAGGAAGTCTAG
- the OXTR gene encoding oxytocin receptor, which produces MEKLSLEGTDLWTINGSLINCSLSLENQTYGVNSTTDPLKRNEDMAKVEVTVLCLILFLALTGNLCVLLAIHTTRHKHSRMYYFMKHLSIADLVVAIFQVLPQLIWDITFRFYGPDFLCRLVKYLQVVGMFASTYMLLLMSLDRCLAICQPLRSLHRRSDRVSVLLTWLLCLLVSIPQIHIFSLRDVGNGVYDCWADFIQPWGAKAYITWITLTVYIIPVLMLSVCYGLISFKIWQNVKLKTAHETNINLSSSGAALSRVSSIKLISKAKIRTVKMTFIIVLAFIVCWTPFFFVQMWSVWDKNAPKEASPFIIAMLLASLNSCCNPWIYMLFTGHLFHDLIHRFLCCSTHYLKSRQGCDLSISKKSNSSTFVLSCKSSSQKSFTQPSTA; this is translated from the exons ATGGAGAAGCTGTCCCTGGAAGGGACCGACCTTTGGACTATCAATGGCTCACTGATCAACTGCAGCCTGAGCCTTGAGAACCAGACTTATGGGGTCAACAGCACCACTGATCCCCTGAAGAGGAATGAGGACATGGCCAAGGTGGAGGTGACGGTGCTCTGCCTCATCCTCTTCCTTGCTCTGACTGGCAACCTGTGCGTGCTGCTGGCCATCCACACCACCCGGCACAAGCACTCCCGCATGTACTATTTTATGAAGCACCTGAGCATCGCTGACCTGGTGGTGGCCATTTTCCAGGTTCTGCCCCAACTCATCTGGGACATCACCTTCAGGTTCTATGGGCCGGATTTCCTCTGCCGGCTGGTCAAGTACTTGCAGGTGGTGGGGATGTTTGCTTCCACCTACATGCTTCTGCTGATGTCCCTGGACCGGTGCCTGGCCATCTGTCAGCCCCTGAGGTCATTGCACAGGAGGTCTGACCGTGTATCTGTCCTCCTCACCTGGCTGCTATGCCTGCTGGTCAGCATCCCCCAGATCCACATATTTTCCCTGCGGGATGTGGGCAATGGGGTGTATGATTGCTGGGCAGATTTCATCCAGCCCTGGGGAGCCAAAGCATATATCACCTGGATAACGCTGACGGTTTACATTATCCCTGTGCTGATGCTGAGCGTCTGCTATGGCTTGATCAGCTTCAAAATCTGGCAGAACGTGAAGTTAAAAACAGCCCACGAGACCAACATAAACCTGTCCTCCAGCGGGGCAGCCCTCTCCAGGGTCAGCAGCATCAAGCTAATTTCTAAAGCCAAGATCCGGACAGTCAAAATGACCTTCATCATAGTCTTAGCTTTCATAGTGTGCTGGACTCCTTTTTTCTTTGTGCAGATGTGGTCTGTGTGGGACAAGAATGCTCCCAAAGAAG CATCCCCATTTATCATCGCCATGCTCCTAGCAAGTTTAAACAGCTGTTGCAACCCGTGGATCTACATGCTTTTCACAGGCCATCTCTTCCACGACCTTATACACCGGTTCCTCTGCTGCTCCACACATTATTTAAAATCCAGGCAAGGATGTGACCTGAGCATCAGCAAAAAAAGCAACTCCTCCACATTTGTCCTGAGTTGCAAGAGCTCAAGTCAGAAGAGCTTCACTCAGCCGTCCACAGCCTGA